The proteins below come from a single Candidatus Wallbacteria bacterium genomic window:
- a CDS encoding D-sedoheptulose 7-phosphate isomerase, producing the protein MDKITQSLQNTCSLLQKIIADAGFISSISKAADEIVKVYRSGRRVYFCGNGGSAADAQHLAAELTGRFYYDREPLDAEALHTNTSHLTAVANDYSFDEVFARLLHAKGKKGDLLVGISTSGNSKNILRAFEEARKSGLFIIGLTGEGGGKMKDLCDLLLAVPSRDTPRIQEAHITIGHIICELVESTLFPK; encoded by the coding sequence ATGGACAAAATCACCCAGTCCCTGCAAAACACCTGCTCGCTTCTCCAGAAGATTATCGCTGATGCCGGATTTATTTCCAGCATTTCTAAAGCTGCCGACGAAATCGTCAAGGTCTATCGCAGCGGCAGACGGGTTTATTTCTGCGGAAACGGCGGAAGCGCGGCAGACGCCCAGCACCTTGCAGCAGAGCTGACAGGCAGATTTTATTACGACCGGGAACCGCTGGACGCAGAGGCACTTCACACCAATACATCCCACCTCACCGCAGTAGCCAATGATTACTCCTTTGACGAAGTATTCGCAAGACTATTGCATGCCAAAGGAAAAAAAGGAGACCTGCTGGTCGGAATCTCAACCTCAGGAAACTCGAAAAATATTCTGAGGGCGTTTGAGGAAGCTCGAAAATCAGGGCTGTTCATCATCGGGCTGACCGGAGAGGGAGGCGGAAAGATGAAAGATCTTTGCGATCTGCTCCTTGCTGTGCCTTCCCGCGACACACCCCGCATCCAGGAAGCCCACATCACCATCGGCCACATCATCTGCGAACTGGTAGAATCCACTCTCTTTCCAAAGTAA